In the Alphaproteobacteria bacterium genome, ACCGTATCTGGGCCGAGCATCGCGACATCCTCTCAGGCATTGTCGGCGGCGACGCGAATGCCGCTGCGGACGCGGCGCGCCGCCACATCGAGCTCGCCACCGAAGAAGCCGTGCGGCGGCTCGCGGCCGACAAACAGACTTCGTGACCAACCGGGCGACAACAGCGGAACGCGGGCGCCCGCAGAGAACCAGGGAGAGAATAATGAAATTGAATTCCGACCAGCTCCGCCAGTTCGACGAGCAAGGCTACTGCTTCTTCCCGAACTGTTTCGCCGAGGAAGAGATCGCGCTGATGCGCTCCGGCGCGGATGAGATCCTCAACACGCACCGTGAAGAGGTCTGGCGCGAGAAATCAGGTGCGCCGCGCACCGCCTTTGCGGCCCACAAATACAACGAGGTGTTCCGCCTGCTCGCGCATCACCCGCGCCTGGTCGAGCCGCTGCAGCAGGTGTTCGGCGAGAGCGTGTACGTTCATCAATTCAAGCTCAACGCCAAGGCCGCCTTCGAGGGCGACGTGTGGCAGTGGCACCAGGACTACGGCACCTGGGCGCGCGATGACGGCATGCCCGAGCCGCGCGCGATGAACATCGCGGTATTCCTGGACGAGGTTTTCCCGTTCAACGGCGCCTTGATGCTGGTGCCGCGCAGCCACAAGCACGGGACGCTCGCCGCCGGCCACGATCTGGAGACCACGTCATACCCGCTCTGGACCCTCGACCAGGAGAGCGTGACGCGGCTTTGCCGCGAAGCCGAGCGGCCGGGCGAGCCCGGCATCGTCGCGCCGACCGGCAAGCCCGGCTCGGTGCTGATGTTCCACGGCAACCTGGTGCATGCCTCGGCACCAAACATCACCCCCTACCCGCGCAAGATCATCTACCTCACGCTCTGCGCGGTCTCGAACCACATCACCAAGTTCAACCGGCCCGAATTCATCGCGCACCGCGACTTCACGCCGATCGCGCCGGTGAACGACAATGCTCTGATCGACTACGCCCGCGCGCACCGCATCGCGGCGGAATAGCTAAGGCGTGATCCCGAAAAGGTCTGTCCCGGACTTGATCCGGGATGGAGACCGGTTTTCGGAAAAGATCACGCCCAAAGGCCTCTACTCCACGAACACCGCGCGCGCTGGCCGTCATCGACCAGCACGAACTCGGCGAACACGAGCTTGTCGGTCTGGCTCGCATTCGCATGCGAATGAACCGTGCCCGGCGGGATCAGCAGCGTATCGCCGGGCTTGAGCATGAGCGGCTGTTTGCCGTCCTCCTGCACCAGCATCGAGCCTTCGATGATCAGAAAGACGATCTGGGACGTGT is a window encoding:
- a CDS encoding phytanoyl-CoA dioxygenase family protein, whose protein sequence is MKLNSDQLRQFDEQGYCFFPNCFAEEEIALMRSGADEILNTHREEVWREKSGAPRTAFAAHKYNEVFRLLAHHPRLVEPLQQVFGESVYVHQFKLNAKAAFEGDVWQWHQDYGTWARDDGMPEPRAMNIAVFLDEVFPFNGALMLVPRSHKHGTLAAGHDLETTSYPLWTLDQESVTRLCREAERPGEPGIVAPTGKPGSVLMFHGNLVHASAPNITPYPRKIIYLTLCAVSNHITKFNRPEFIAHRDFTPIAPVNDNALIDYARAHRIAAE
- a CDS encoding cupin domain-containing protein codes for the protein MTRAFRFATAIAAGIVCIVPAAAQDKANPLPQRADIPGITPEILVKTTVPGVPWKQEIVTRTTYQPGARIRKHYHTSQIVFLIIEGSMLVQEDGKQPLMLKPGDTLLIPPGTVHSHANASQTDKLVFAEFVLVDDGQRARCSWSRGLWA